The window CGGCCGTAACATGCGCGGCGATCATGGAAGAGGTCGAAGGACGGGACCGGGGGGCCGTCACGCGGCTCCTGCGCGAAGCCGACGGCGGCAGCAAGGAGGCGCTCGATGCGCTGTTCGCCCTGCTCTACGAGAAGCTCCGCGGGATGTCGCATCGACTCCTCGCGGCCCATGTGCGCAATCCGACGCTCTCGACCACGGCCCTGGTGCACGAGGCGTATCTCAAGCTCTCGCGCGACCACGAGTGGTCGGCGCGCGATCGCGAGCACTTCCTGTCGATCTCGGCGCGCGCCATGCGCCAGATCGTGGTCGACGCGGCGCGTGCCCGCGGTGCCGACAAGCGCGGCGGCGGCGCCCCCGTCGTGGCGCTCTCCGGCCTCGAGTCGGCACGGACCGCGACTCCCGAAGAGGTCCTCGCCCTCG is drawn from Thermoanaerobaculia bacterium and contains these coding sequences:
- a CDS encoding RNA polymerase subunit sigma-70, whose product is MEEVEGRDRGAVTRLLREADGGSKEALDALFALLYEKLRGMSHRLLAAHVRNPTLSTTALVHEAYLKLSRDHEWSARDREHFLSISARAMRQIVVDAARARGADKRGGGAPVVALSGLESARTATPEEVLALDQAISRLARIDPELEQIVELRFFAGLSLEEIRELTGTPERTLKRRFRAARALLLEELGPGPPAGPGA